From Sulfuracidifex tepidarius, one genomic window encodes:
- a CDS encoding acetamidase/formamidase family protein, whose translation MSVHSTHSRWNSSLKPAIYVKDGDTVELEVKEASDGQIRRNSDLNDVTNLDFSRIHPLTGPIFVEGAEPGDALKVEILDIHGEGWGWTAVIPGFGFLSKENDVPEGVNSQALKIWSSDEGYVSAKFGDIYVKVKEFPFPGVIGTGMRLNGVWSTIPPRENGGNMDVKQMTVSSRIYFPVFRKGALLSVGDTHLAQGDGEVCGSAVEAPTKVKLRVEVVKSRNLKSPVFVSKPREAEYDGDHITFMGFSNDLWNASLMVVKEAISFLSNFMEPVEAYMLLSTVMDLKVSQVVDVPNWTVSGFIPVSVFGNKGGEIMDAFEARER comes from the coding sequence ATAAGCGTTCATTCAACTCACAGCAGATGGAACTCGTCGTTGAAACCGGCCATTTACGTGAAGGACGGAGACACCGTAGAGCTAGAAGTGAAAGAGGCCTCCGACGGACAAATAAGGAGGAACTCAGACTTGAATGACGTTACGAACTTGGACTTCTCCAGGATACATCCGCTCACTGGTCCGATATTTGTGGAGGGAGCAGAGCCGGGGGACGCGCTCAAGGTAGAAATACTCGATATCCACGGGGAGGGGTGGGGCTGGACTGCCGTAATACCGGGATTCGGTTTCCTATCTAAAGAAAACGACGTCCCCGAAGGCGTCAACAGTCAAGCCTTAAAGATTTGGTCTTCAGATGAGGGATACGTCTCAGCTAAGTTCGGTGACATTTACGTGAAGGTCAAGGAGTTTCCTTTCCCTGGAGTAATTGGGACCGGAATGAGGCTTAACGGAGTTTGGAGCACGATTCCGCCCAGGGAGAACGGTGGCAACATGGACGTGAAACAGATGACTGTGTCGTCTAGAATTTACTTCCCGGTCTTCAGGAAAGGAGCTCTCCTCTCCGTGGGAGACACCCACCTAGCTCAAGGCGATGGAGAAGTATGCGGAAGTGCAGTGGAGGCACCAACTAAGGTAAAGTTGAGGGTAGAAGTCGTGAAGAGCAGGAACCTAAAGTCTCCTGTCTTCGTGAGCAAGCCCAGGGAGGCGGAATACGACGGAGACCACATAACCTTCATGGGGTTTTCTAACGATCTGTGGAACGCTTCCCTGATGGTAGTGAAGGAGGCAATCTCCTTTCTCTCAAATTTCATGGAACCAGTTGAGGCATACATGCTCTTGAGTACAGTCATGGACTTGAAGGTAAGCCAAGTGGTAGACGTCCCCAACTGGACTGTATCGGGTTTCATACCCGTCTCGGTCTTCGGGAACAAAGGAGGAGAAATCATGGACGCTTTTGAGGCGAGGGAGAGATGA
- a CDS encoding carbon-nitrogen hydrolase family protein encodes MKIALIQTHMSWDKEDNVKRQIEMVDKASDVGARIIALDELSNTVYFAFEQNVKYFSMAEDENGPTITKFREKAKERNVNLIVPIFERENGMFYNTAFVINDEGKIVGKYRKTHLPQDNLFNEYYYFKVGDLGFPVFDLGGTKVGVVICHDRHFPETVRAEVVKGAQVVFVPSVAYFKEIWEIELKAHAIFNTVYIAGINRVGKEYPYQPQEYFGDSMVISPMGEIISKGEGESIVYADVNEDEIIDARLKRPFLKKRLPSYGL; translated from the coding sequence ATGAAAATAGCCCTGATTCAAACCCACATGTCCTGGGATAAGGAGGACAACGTGAAAAGGCAAATTGAAATGGTTGATAAGGCTTCAGACGTGGGAGCGAGGATAATTGCGCTGGACGAGCTTTCAAACACAGTGTACTTCGCGTTCGAGCAGAACGTGAAATACTTCTCAATGGCTGAGGACGAGAATGGTCCGACTATTACTAAGTTCAGGGAGAAGGCAAAGGAGAGAAACGTGAATCTCATTGTACCAATATTTGAAAGAGAGAACGGGATGTTCTACAACACAGCTTTCGTGATAAACGACGAGGGGAAGATAGTGGGGAAGTACAGGAAGACTCACCTACCCCAAGACAACTTGTTCAATGAATATTATTACTTTAAAGTAGGAGACCTCGGTTTTCCTGTCTTCGATCTGGGAGGGACGAAAGTAGGTGTGGTCATATGTCATGATAGGCACTTCCCTGAGACCGTGAGGGCTGAAGTGGTCAAAGGAGCTCAGGTGGTCTTCGTCCCCTCCGTAGCGTACTTCAAGGAGATATGGGAGATAGAACTGAAAGCTCACGCTATCTTCAACACGGTTTACATAGCGGGAATAAACAGGGTAGGAAAGGAATATCCTTACCAACCGCAGGAATATTTCGGGGACTCCATGGTCATCTCACCGATGGGTGAAATTATTTCCAAAGGTGAAGGAGAGAGCATAGTTTACGCAGATGTGAACGAGGACGAAATAATTGACGCCAGGCTCAAGAGACCTTTCTTGAAGAAGAGACTTCCAAGTTACGGATTGTGA
- a CDS encoding xanthine dehydrogenase family protein molybdopterin-binding subunit: MRWNLTYVDDISGEYKFVGFKRSTYKHAEFSVSGDCYTEEILDNYRVKFVFGEEEMKIPKVTLLAKKKALYEGHPLCMVISGDRYSVEDRLEEVDVDYREVNGPLFPEIPDNVIYSKSHGRKGEAETSMSLHLRAGRSSPAPMEPRVIAVRFTGDSILVHASTQAPTVARILIAEMLDVPMHRVKVDVPNVGGGFGAKQDLSYEELSVVALAYELGENLKWVETRSEHVQNSQARDQGHLVEVGFTKEGKLEFLHDDITYDTGAFPLAWSGISPLFVTLSTMTSAYSFDFSYNVKAVLSNKPPQGAYRGFGRPEAVFVMERVMDEISRRTGIDQIEVRRKNLRNLDDVGDVKSVLEEIERKYKEFKEIYGKGVGLAFYVQYAGPNSKLMIEKEKSRIPGYDCVRAYLDLDGWVVIKISATNQGQGMDRAIKNLVSKELGYEKVRVLLGDNEVKGYGVWASRTMLTMGNAAVIAARQLKEKVSTLGDWEEVSKMMLTQPWKVMDVSADACYETEDFVGTVSGQISVVRGDCTGVKVERHFIVADVGVSGDEEIVKGQLMGGALQGIGGVLYENANDGVEFAVPTSMEAPTFEVKLFHTPSRTPTGVRGVGENGPTGAYASLCNAIRDLGLECNSFPFPRGERS; the protein is encoded by the coding sequence ATGCGATGGAATTTAACCTACGTGGACGATATTTCGGGAGAATATAAGTTTGTTGGGTTCAAGCGTTCGACCTATAAACACGCCGAGTTCTCGGTCTCGGGGGATTGTTATACTGAAGAGATACTAGATAATTACAGAGTAAAATTTGTATTTGGGGAAGAGGAAATGAAGATACCAAAAGTCACGTTACTAGCTAAGAAGAAGGCTCTCTATGAGGGGCATCCTCTATGCATGGTGATTTCGGGGGATAGGTACTCGGTGGAAGACAGGCTGGAGGAAGTCGATGTGGACTACCGGGAGGTGAACGGGCCTCTCTTCCCTGAGATACCAGATAACGTGATCTACTCTAAATCTCACGGAAGGAAAGGGGAAGCGGAAACGTCCATGTCGCTACACCTGAGGGCAGGAAGGAGTTCCCCCGCGCCTATGGAGCCCAGAGTGATAGCTGTGAGGTTTACCGGGGACTCGATCTTGGTTCACGCCTCAACGCAAGCGCCTACTGTAGCTAGAATATTGATAGCTGAGATGTTAGACGTTCCAATGCACAGGGTGAAGGTAGATGTGCCCAACGTAGGTGGTGGTTTCGGGGCTAAGCAGGATCTGTCATATGAGGAACTCTCGGTCGTGGCACTCGCATACGAACTAGGAGAGAACCTCAAGTGGGTTGAAACTAGGTCGGAACACGTTCAGAACTCCCAAGCCAGGGACCAGGGGCATTTGGTCGAGGTAGGGTTCACCAAGGAAGGTAAATTGGAGTTCCTACACGACGACATAACTTACGATACTGGGGCATTCCCTTTAGCTTGGAGCGGAATCTCCCCGCTCTTCGTGACTCTGAGCACTATGACTTCAGCGTATTCCTTCGACTTCTCCTATAACGTTAAGGCAGTCCTGAGCAACAAACCTCCACAAGGAGCTTACAGGGGTTTCGGAAGGCCTGAGGCCGTGTTCGTGATGGAAAGAGTCATGGACGAGATCTCCAGAAGGACTGGGATTGACCAGATAGAGGTAAGGAGGAAGAACTTGAGGAATCTGGATGACGTAGGTGACGTGAAGTCTGTCCTCGAGGAGATAGAAAGGAAGTACAAGGAATTCAAGGAAATTTACGGTAAAGGCGTCGGCCTCGCGTTTTACGTGCAGTACGCTGGACCCAACTCCAAACTCATGATAGAGAAGGAAAAGTCCAGGATACCCGGATATGACTGCGTGAGGGCATATCTGGACCTAGACGGGTGGGTCGTAATAAAGATTTCAGCTACGAACCAAGGACAGGGAATGGACAGAGCTATCAAGAACTTAGTCTCAAAGGAGCTAGGATATGAAAAAGTCAGGGTGCTGTTGGGAGACAACGAGGTGAAGGGGTACGGAGTTTGGGCTAGTAGGACCATGCTCACGATGGGAAACGCTGCAGTCATAGCTGCAAGGCAACTCAAGGAAAAGGTCTCTACTCTTGGGGACTGGGAGGAAGTATCTAAGATGATGCTGACACAACCTTGGAAGGTGATGGACGTGTCGGCTGACGCTTGCTATGAAACTGAGGACTTCGTTGGTACTGTCTCGGGTCAAATAAGCGTCGTCAGGGGTGACTGCACAGGGGTCAAAGTTGAAAGACATTTCATAGTAGCTGACGTCGGAGTGTCAGGAGATGAGGAGATAGTCAAGGGACAACTCATGGGAGGTGCCCTTCAAGGGATAGGAGGGGTCCTCTATGAGAACGCCAACGACGGTGTCGAGTTCGCAGTACCTACATCCATGGAGGCGCCTACGTTCGAGGTGAAACTCTTCCATACCCCGTCCAGAACACCTACAGGGGTCAGAGGAGTCGGAGAGAACGGCCCAACAGGGGCTTACGCTTCGCTGTGTAACGCAATCAGGGACCTGGGGCTGGAGTGTAACTCTTTCCCATTCCCTAGAGGTGAAAGGAGTTGA
- a CDS encoding amidohydrolase family protein, with amino-acid sequence MKNARLITEGGIVDADVKIDEGKITKISPEIPSVGDDVTDLTGMYLMPSAIDGHTHFGSRFLGAKDPIPTADDFSSGSEVCLAGGITSIVNFFESSANPLASLKEEISKAEESMVDFSFHFIIKRKEEIPYLKEIFKLGVKSVKVFMAYDSIRLKDFHIMEVMEEVRKLGGVVAVHAENGDMINFLQSRQQGDEPINHVRTRPTESEEEAVNRFSSMAFVTGVKGYAVHVSSPASLNVIRYWNKRGAKVYAETCPHYLLFNADAYKRKDGKRFIMSPPLRSEEERKEMVLRLNEFYTVGSDYSGFLSKYKDEPSSYRDVPNGVASTEFMLVTVASLMFQGYLDPGLLVSLTSANAIRLYGILNKGLEEGKDADLVVLKREDWKVKDWHGKMDHSIYEGVQFSAKVERTYLRGELVYEDGDIKGGKGRMLRRI; translated from the coding sequence ATGAAGAACGCTAGGCTTATCACGGAGGGAGGAATAGTTGATGCTGACGTCAAGATAGACGAAGGTAAGATAACGAAGATTTCCCCTGAGATCCCTTCAGTGGGAGATGACGTAACTGACTTGACCGGAATGTACTTGATGCCATCGGCCATAGACGGGCATACACACTTCGGATCCAGGTTCTTGGGAGCGAAAGATCCGATCCCCACGGCTGACGATTTCTCTTCAGGGAGTGAAGTATGCTTGGCAGGAGGGATAACTTCCATAGTGAACTTCTTCGAGTCGTCAGCGAACCCATTAGCCTCGCTCAAGGAGGAAATAAGCAAGGCCGAGGAGTCCATGGTAGACTTTTCCTTTCATTTCATCATAAAGAGAAAGGAGGAAATACCCTACCTGAAGGAGATCTTCAAGTTGGGAGTGAAGAGCGTGAAGGTGTTCATGGCATACGACTCGATCAGGCTTAAAGACTTTCATATCATGGAGGTAATGGAGGAAGTAAGGAAATTGGGGGGTGTAGTGGCTGTCCACGCCGAAAACGGTGACATGATAAATTTCCTCCAATCCAGGCAACAGGGAGACGAACCAATAAACCACGTCAGAACTAGGCCTACAGAGAGCGAAGAGGAAGCTGTAAATAGGTTCTCGTCAATGGCATTCGTCACGGGAGTCAAGGGATATGCTGTACACGTCTCGTCTCCTGCTTCACTCAACGTGATAAGGTATTGGAACAAGAGAGGGGCCAAGGTTTACGCTGAAACTTGTCCTCACTACTTGTTATTCAATGCTGACGCGTATAAGAGAAAAGACGGAAAGAGGTTCATAATGAGCCCTCCGCTGAGGAGCGAAGAGGAGAGAAAAGAAATGGTATTGAGGTTGAACGAGTTTTACACTGTAGGAAGCGACTATTCAGGTTTCCTGTCTAAATACAAGGATGAGCCTTCGTCATATAGGGACGTTCCGAACGGGGTGGCCTCCACTGAGTTCATGCTCGTCACTGTCGCATCACTCATGTTCCAAGGTTATCTTGATCCAGGGCTATTGGTCTCCCTGACCTCGGCTAACGCTATAAGGCTTTACGGTATATTGAACAAGGGGTTAGAGGAAGGGAAGGACGCAGACTTAGTCGTCTTGAAGAGAGAAGACTGGAAAGTGAAGGACTGGCACGGAAAGATGGACCACTCCATTTATGAGGGAGTTCAATTCAGTGCAAAAGTGGAGAGAACTTACCTTAGGGGAGAACTCGTCTATGAAGATGGAGATATTAAGGGAGGTAAGGGAAGGATGCTTCGACGAATTTGA
- a CDS encoding amidohydrolase family protein, producing MISTKWLVVEMVLVIKGLRGIKELRVDGRGTLNAEGRMALPAFYDMHFHPENAFTLRRTGENTSSTLQEAVAKWSKLRDLLSVEEIKDRMKKALLLELYHGVTHVRIHVDTCSKDLKSVKASVILKEEMKDLMDIQTVSFPEQSVFKCSNDFTYASQLTDIVGGKPDAEDDIETSIKHLSYVTMIAKKLGKNMDVHIDQDARRTRFAEYLLSFADMHLALSHMSSLHYEDDDYVRKITQMIRNKRASVISSPLTGVYLATEKGYPKGRGITRIRELMKEEINVCLGNDDTQNVFYPFGSGDILLSLFMAINMEQSFNADEWIPLVTYNSEKEFSTTSNPGKDFVILDASSMREQMSTLAPRFMVIRNGRIVAKTNREARLLIDGTSLDPVMLMRSLTG from the coding sequence ATGATTTCTACAAAGTGGCTAGTGGTTGAAATGGTTCTAGTAATAAAGGGACTAAGGGGGATAAAGGAGCTGAGGGTAGACGGAAGAGGAACCCTCAACGCCGAAGGAAGGATGGCTCTGCCGGCCTTCTACGATATGCACTTCCATCCCGAGAACGCGTTCACGTTGAGACGCACAGGGGAAAACACTTCGTCCACACTCCAGGAGGCTGTGGCTAAATGGAGCAAGTTAAGGGACTTGCTATCTGTAGAGGAAATTAAGGATAGAATGAAGAAGGCTCTTCTCCTGGAGTTATATCACGGAGTCACCCACGTTAGAATTCACGTCGACACTTGCTCCAAAGACCTGAAATCCGTGAAGGCTTCTGTGATACTTAAGGAGGAAATGAAAGACCTTATGGACATACAGACTGTCTCCTTTCCTGAACAGAGCGTGTTCAAGTGCAGCAACGACTTCACTTATGCGTCGCAGCTAACAGACATTGTAGGAGGAAAGCCGGACGCTGAGGACGACATAGAAACTTCCATAAAGCATCTAAGTTACGTAACTATGATAGCTAAGAAGTTGGGCAAGAACATGGACGTCCACATAGACCAGGACGCTAGGAGAACCAGGTTTGCAGAGTACCTGCTGTCCTTCGCCGACATGCACCTAGCGTTGTCTCACATGTCTTCCTTGCATTACGAGGACGACGACTACGTGAGGAAGATAACCCAGATGATCAGAAACAAAAGGGCTTCGGTCATAAGCTCTCCTCTAACGGGTGTGTATCTAGCGACTGAGAAGGGATATCCTAAAGGAAGGGGAATAACCAGGATAAGGGAATTGATGAAGGAAGAGATAAACGTCTGCCTAGGTAATGACGATACACAGAACGTATTCTATCCTTTCGGATCAGGTGATATATTGCTATCTCTTTTCATGGCAATTAACATGGAACAGTCATTCAACGCTGATGAATGGATACCATTAGTCACCTATAACTCGGAGAAGGAGTTCTCCACGACCTCAAACCCAGGGAAGGACTTCGTGATATTGGACGCGTCGTCAATGAGAGAACAGATGTCCACCTTGGCCCCCAGGTTCATGGTCATAAGGAACGGGAGGATAGTTGCTAAGACCAACAGAGAAGCAAGGTTACTAATAGATGGAACTAGCCTTGACCCAGTTATGCTGATGAGATCTCTAACAGGATAA
- a CDS encoding FAD-binding oxidoreductase — protein MNRIVELLKGFDVKDDYETLQKYSADYGIMSKSIESKRKLPSAVIFLRRRDEVERLMEVVREYHVPIVERGKGTNTLGGAIPLKEDSVVVDLSGMKGYCTEEDSITSLPGTEFDEVGIERFPVLPTSFYMATLGGFVSGGSLGLGSLKNGAIWDNVMEVEVYTPSGRKELHGDEVKAVVQAGGTNGIVTRVKLRSVKRGKIKVRRTHFSSLDKAVDYAVDQDGAEFVSIRNKKMMSAMGYSSGGWTVIVGEEEGGGDDVAFRDLITNFAGAYYTVVNKMKVSYTSLDLPLYRLYELDDECMIDAELSKSQGIMFSHTYFLDCTPKLEGFKFDLHSVLINDRAEENRLSKMIEFKRRYDPEDLMNPGKLLF, from the coding sequence ATGAATAGGATAGTTGAATTACTAAAAGGCTTCGACGTTAAGGACGATTACGAGACCCTTCAGAAGTACTCTGCAGATTACGGAATTATGTCGAAATCCATTGAGAGCAAGAGAAAGCTACCTTCTGCGGTAATATTCCTGAGAAGAAGGGATGAGGTCGAACGTCTAATGGAGGTAGTAAGGGAATATCACGTTCCAATAGTTGAAAGAGGAAAGGGAACCAATACCCTGGGGGGAGCTATCCCACTAAAGGAGGACAGTGTAGTTGTCGACCTCTCCGGAATGAAAGGGTACTGCACAGAGGAAGACAGCATCACGTCCCTCCCTGGGACGGAGTTTGACGAAGTTGGTATAGAGAGATTTCCCGTCTTACCAACGTCGTTCTATATGGCTACTCTCGGAGGATTCGTATCAGGAGGATCCCTTGGGTTAGGGTCGCTCAAGAACGGAGCGATATGGGACAACGTGATGGAGGTTGAAGTCTATACTCCTTCAGGTAGAAAGGAGTTGCATGGGGATGAGGTAAAGGCAGTTGTACAGGCAGGAGGAACTAACGGAATAGTAACGAGAGTGAAGCTGAGATCCGTTAAGAGGGGAAAGATAAAGGTAAGGAGGACTCACTTTAGCTCTCTTGATAAGGCAGTGGATTACGCAGTAGATCAGGACGGCGCTGAGTTCGTGAGCATAAGGAACAAAAAGATGATGTCTGCGATGGGATATAGTTCAGGAGGCTGGACTGTCATAGTGGGTGAAGAGGAAGGGGGAGGCGACGACGTAGCCTTCAGAGACCTCATAACAAATTTCGCCGGAGCGTATTACACTGTTGTGAACAAGATGAAGGTATCTTACACCTCTTTGGACTTGCCCTTATATAGACTATACGAATTGGACGACGAATGCATGATAGACGCTGAACTGTCGAAGAGCCAGGGGATCATGTTCTCCCACACATATTTCCTAGACTGTACACCTAAACTGGAAGGTTTCAAGTTCGATCTCCACTCTGTCCTGATAAACGATAGGGCTGAAGAAAACAGACTGTCGAAGATGATAGAGTTCAAGAGAAGGTATGACCCAGAGGACTTGATGAACCCCGGCAAACTACTGTTCTGA
- a CDS encoding amidohydrolase family protein, with translation MILNNLKTIEGKVISIEVEGSTQHLTNEKGDDMEGRLVLPAFVDSHAHMDSNFLLDVCKEVESEKFTEALRALIECKENLSESQIYDLAKKSIKAYAEHGSLFVRSHVMIDGVKWKERARSLLKLKEEYKGVMNLQLIGFIQSYDYFDEEMVDRAAKVIEMGFDGIGGQPHLQPSVDDGKRMIKSLFDIGTEKGVHLDFHADYADEPDSKFSEVIVSESLRRNYKKVALSHLTALHSYYDDYARRLMRWMAEAGVSVVVSPITVLEESGAHENYPKRRGIARVRDMLSFNVNVVLGHDDIQNHLNPLGVGNLMHSAFTLAIGEYMYFPKYVKSIFQMMTYNGAILQGISNYGIGEGKRASFVVLDSGDPMEALREISPVKMVVSEGKVVYENENARRLYI, from the coding sequence ATGATTCTGAACAACCTTAAGACGATTGAAGGAAAAGTAATCTCCATAGAGGTTGAAGGTTCGACTCAACACCTGACAAACGAGAAAGGAGATGATATGGAAGGCAGGCTAGTCCTTCCTGCATTCGTGGACTCCCACGCTCACATGGATAGCAATTTCCTGCTTGACGTATGCAAGGAGGTTGAAAGCGAGAAGTTCACTGAAGCGTTAAGAGCGTTGATAGAGTGCAAGGAGAACTTGTCCGAAAGTCAAATTTACGATCTAGCCAAGAAGTCCATCAAGGCCTACGCTGAACACGGCTCACTTTTCGTCAGGTCTCACGTCATGATAGATGGGGTGAAATGGAAGGAAAGGGCTAGATCACTACTAAAATTAAAAGAGGAGTACAAAGGGGTAATGAACCTTCAATTAATAGGTTTCATACAGAGTTACGATTATTTCGATGAGGAAATGGTAGACAGAGCAGCGAAAGTGATCGAGATGGGCTTCGACGGAATAGGAGGACAGCCTCATCTCCAACCGTCTGTAGATGACGGAAAAAGGATGATAAAGTCACTTTTCGACATCGGAACTGAGAAAGGAGTTCATCTAGACTTCCACGCGGATTACGCTGACGAACCTGACTCTAAGTTCAGTGAGGTAATTGTCTCGGAGTCCCTGAGGAGAAACTACAAAAAGGTAGCGTTGAGCCACCTCACAGCTCTCCACTCATATTACGACGACTATGCCAGGAGACTTATGAGATGGATGGCAGAGGCAGGTGTTTCAGTTGTGGTTTCTCCCATCACTGTTCTTGAGGAATCTGGAGCACATGAAAATTATCCTAAAAGGAGAGGGATAGCGAGAGTGAGGGACATGTTGTCCTTTAACGTCAACGTAGTGCTAGGACATGACGACATACAGAACCACCTCAATCCCCTAGGAGTGGGAAACCTCATGCACTCTGCTTTCACCTTGGCAATAGGGGAGTACATGTACTTCCCAAAATACGTTAAATCCATCTTTCAAATGATGACATATAACGGTGCTATACTTCAAGGCATTTCGAATTACGGAATCGGTGAGGGAAAGCGAGCGAGCTTCGTAGTTCTAGACTCTGGAGACCCCATGGAGGCATTGAGAGAGATATCTCCCGTTAAGATGGTAGTAAGCGAAGGTAAAGTGGTTTACGAAAATGAAAACGCAAGACGCTTGTATATCTAA
- a CDS encoding STK_08120 family protein → MDVNYTIETDYSKDVVLALLSDPEFTIKTFLPVKEIKKESENLYSVTLPGTLGNVKMSTRYVNNGDTITLIVNLIRPKGVGKMMIKPEDKRIDIKGTSSIWTDPILAISMNRKVSKLKKEINEILRLERIRRKI, encoded by the coding sequence ATGGACGTCAATTATACTATCGAAACCGATTACTCGAAGGACGTAGTATTGGCCTTACTCTCTGACCCCGAATTTACTATTAAAACATTTCTTCCAGTTAAAGAGATTAAAAAGGAATCTGAAAATCTTTACTCTGTTACTTTACCTGGAACCTTAGGAAACGTCAAGATGAGTACAAGATATGTAAATAACGGAGATACCATAACCCTCATAGTGAATTTAATACGTCCAAAAGGTGTAGGTAAAATGATGATTAAACCAGAAGACAAGAGGATAGACATCAAAGGAACTTCAAGTATTTGGACTGATCCTATTCTGGCTATCTCTATGAATAGGAAGGTCAGTAAATTAAAAAAGGAAATAAACGAGATCTTAAGACTTGAGAGAATCAGGAGGAAGATATAA
- a CDS encoding ABC transporter ATP-binding protein has product MLLNVNHLWKKYKNFVANEDVTLHVDEGEIVALLGPNGAGKTTLVKQVYGELYPTKGEIEVLGGKPWEGKIKRKMGVIPQECVPYGDLTVEDNLYYIARIKGLDRNTAQRNVQDIMEKLDLSKRKKVMTRDLSGGLKRRLLIGMALVNSPSLIILDEPTTGLDPEARRDVWNLLLSLKEQGKGMLLTTHYLDEAERLADRIYFLNRKVISEGTPSQIKEKFSAYYEVIDYSTGKTYYVKEDEIKDFVAKLNGRFEVRLPSLEEIYLKVINNDS; this is encoded by the coding sequence ATGCTACTTAACGTGAATCACTTATGGAAGAAGTACAAGAACTTCGTTGCTAACGAAGATGTGACCCTCCATGTAGATGAGGGAGAGATAGTAGCTCTCCTTGGACCGAACGGTGCGGGAAAGACCACGTTGGTGAAGCAAGTATACGGTGAGCTCTACCCTACTAAGGGGGAGATTGAGGTACTCGGTGGTAAGCCTTGGGAAGGAAAGATCAAGAGAAAAATGGGCGTCATACCCCAGGAATGTGTGCCGTACGGCGATCTCACAGTAGAGGACAATCTATACTACATAGCTAGAATCAAGGGATTGGACAGGAACACAGCTCAGAGGAACGTCCAAGATATCATGGAAAAGCTGGATCTCTCGAAAAGGAAGAAAGTTATGACAAGGGACCTCTCAGGAGGACTAAAGAGAAGACTACTGATAGGAATGGCACTGGTCAATTCTCCTTCCCTCATCATTCTAGATGAACCTACCACTGGTCTGGATCCTGAGGCTAGAAGGGACGTATGGAACTTGCTGCTTTCATTGAAGGAACAAGGTAAGGGAATGTTGCTCACTACGCATTACTTGGATGAGGCAGAACGTTTAGCAGATAGAATATATTTTCTAAATAGAAAAGTGATATCTGAGGGAACTCCTTCCCAGATAAAGGAGAAGTTCTCAGCTTATTACGAGGTAATAGACTACTCCACGGGAAAGACTTATTACGTTAAGGAGGACGAAATAAAGGATTTCGTGGCCAAGCTAAACGGCAGATTTGAGGTTAGGCTTCCTTCTCTGGAGGAGATATACTTGAAGGTGATCAACAACGATTCGTGA
- a CDS encoding ABC transporter permease has translation MGFKTIKAYLPSFLFFSIFFPIGLLTLFGSISSGDYSPFVISGTLTFYISLGTITSVAQTLASERQSGRISLMIASGIPRELYIVSIMLTNGLSTLLVVPIIVFIGEVFLHVYVESIPSLVLTLALSAFMGSMLGTDLGFAFKNVYAVNQYSSIITFVLSFFAPVYYPPSAVSLPFRYLTYLEPTTYVSQAIFSSYSGELITSLEWCAGIIVYSIIFMIISRIILR, from the coding sequence ATGGGGTTCAAGACCATTAAGGCTTACCTGCCCAGCTTTCTGTTCTTCTCAATATTCTTCCCCATAGGGCTCCTAACTCTGTTCGGCTCAATATCGTCCGGGGACTATTCACCCTTCGTGATCTCCGGGACGTTAACCTTCTACATCTCTCTTGGGACTATCACTAGTGTAGCTCAAACTTTAGCTAGCGAAAGACAAAGCGGAAGAATTTCCCTCATGATAGCGTCTGGTATACCGAGGGAACTATACATAGTGAGCATAATGCTCACCAACGGTCTTTCAACTCTTTTAGTTGTTCCGATCATAGTGTTCATAGGTGAGGTATTTCTTCACGTCTACGTAGAGTCTATTCCCTCTTTAGTACTGACTTTAGCCCTCTCAGCTTTCATGGGATCAATGTTGGGTACTGACCTTGGCTTCGCTTTCAAGAACGTGTATGCTGTGAACCAATATTCCTCCATAATTACGTTCGTTCTCTCCTTCTTCGCACCTGTCTATTATCCTCCTTCTGCTGTCTCGTTGCCTTTCAGGTACCTAACTTACTTAGAACCAACAACTTACGTATCTCAAGCTATCTTTTCGTCCTACTCGGGGGAATTAATAACTTCGCTTGAGTGGTGTGCAGGAATCATAGTATACTCTATTATATTCATGATCATAAGTAGGATAATACTCAGATAG